A single region of the Halogeometricum sp. S3BR5-2 genome encodes:
- a CDS encoding primase-like DNA-binding domain-containing protein, translated as MTEQTPSELPTVANGNEYIRITPSRSDLAPETVVRQLAGLHGLDAGNDGLLASIGPFGDPPPVFEFLAVSEGADEPVEFYYGADRRLDAFEERLRTLYPPTVTFERVTLDLEAKLLPSTADPSQDYSAGGDDSHGMNPRIAEESSGDPNSDSEPVTLFDSTGQEPVGDGGSVLSESTTSQDEDEVLFEADLSDEPTAADPSNSEPDADHQPAHAQPTVDETTPLGISWHGQATRREDWMTTLPQFTNTEDDDDDHARAPLASLIDQLTRAEHPIAFQVLFQRKSDWTHEARERQRKLREGEDRVVDWFFGELLGNTENEPQSPSNTGRQRRYLDIGGRERVEAIDEKEPQHTFTVNLRALSLVTSDRQRERVDHRLDDIGSVFDHLNGPHYRLRPKRIRRGLRKGRRAKKHADRVLNATLATKSDWRKTRPDLVLGPAELANFVVVPPATDLTTEGGRGSDAEPESRTPLPLPAQDHMDAFTDSGMAIGRGLGEDGTPTSEPMRIPPHLLPFHVGRFAKSGAGKSVALINDALSLYDHTTGPVFLIDSKGGNLPENYMRAHAKRFGTEDLEENVLHFSVPDILPGFAFFDITPALEDGVRRVDAIQDKADHYEELIKLVMGPERYEDAIASPTLIKYLIKAMYDEEYGLENGHFRQDTNYFTHDQFEQAVTQFHAAGPPDSTPEDAPRASDPQVAEKLERHLRSNPATFSNVVSGISNRMDYITQDAHLRRIFNNTQSQFDFRDLLDEDKVVIFDLGDLRDEAARVMTGVILTQLYDAVKRRDGDELARKPDDYVANLLIDEASSVVVSDTLTTLLEKGREFRLSIELVTQFPEQMKEAGNREVYLNVLNNIGSPLVGKIAVDADIAEALSHEAMDPVEFKNRISSLPRGEWIAQLPSPEFGETGPDPFSIEPLPIPPGHPDSEQPLTGAQEERFQDALEAVHEHTREEYGVAGGTTVESRDAATDVALENADDLPLEVAMARAIRAVQLSNNVRETNGWVSVEDVDEELLSRIEEGTIEAQGYETLPEVREASSLIEVDLPDGGSSVQCRLTDEGEQAATPDTSTSPTGGGEHHDSVLETVEQSLATTGFSVEVLDQNGESRPDAIATHPDLDRELQVEVETTTHVRPAKVLSNLRKAQEQERIPLFVVADHDDQPAAEIADRLAKILREPRNQLSSGETRLYTMNHNVTFNGGARAADGVTAVRPATGGSRHTRWFERDGAFVLQDSAGDQHARIDSFDAVSKDQFPATYSYDAESETYTVFRPGELPETYESREAFEADWVPVKRPFVPSTDLPVPEYTGDSYAIGVIGDEQNLELYTPDSDATKDLAALTEAIENNELHLAGVEPDEPADEQSMTQEDHENDPFGIQAFVRDSIVESDDGVVAVADVYDAYEQYAATEEYEVKPKTRFTQALRDHAEFERGKKWLDGQTQRCYVGIELADAGDREESTDVSV; from the coding sequence ATGACTGAGCAGACCCCGTCAGAACTCCCGACAGTGGCTAACGGTAACGAGTATATCCGGATCACTCCCTCCCGGAGCGATCTCGCGCCGGAGACCGTCGTCCGTCAGCTGGCTGGCCTCCACGGCCTTGATGCTGGCAACGACGGACTCCTCGCAAGTATCGGTCCCTTCGGCGATCCGCCACCGGTGTTCGAGTTCCTCGCAGTGAGTGAGGGGGCAGACGAGCCGGTCGAGTTCTATTACGGGGCCGACCGCCGGCTGGATGCCTTCGAGGAACGCCTCCGGACGCTGTATCCTCCGACCGTCACGTTCGAGCGGGTCACCCTTGACTTGGAAGCGAAGCTACTCCCATCGACAGCAGACCCGTCTCAGGACTACAGTGCCGGAGGAGACGATAGCCACGGAATGAACCCCAGGATAGCTGAGGAATCCTCCGGAGACCCGAATTCGGATTCAGAGCCCGTGACTCTCTTCGATTCGACGGGGCAGGAACCGGTCGGTGATGGCGGAAGTGTACTGTCGGAGAGCACTACGTCGCAGGACGAGGACGAAGTCTTGTTCGAGGCCGATTTGAGTGACGAGCCCACAGCGGCTGATCCGTCAAATTCCGAGCCCGATGCCGATCACCAGCCGGCCCATGCGCAACCGACCGTCGATGAGACGACCCCACTCGGAATCAGTTGGCACGGGCAGGCTACCCGGCGGGAAGACTGGATGACGACACTACCCCAATTCACGAATACGGAAGACGACGATGACGATCACGCTCGGGCCCCGCTCGCGTCACTCATCGATCAGCTGACCCGGGCCGAACACCCGATCGCCTTCCAGGTACTCTTTCAGCGGAAATCGGACTGGACGCACGAGGCACGAGAGCGCCAGCGGAAGCTCCGTGAAGGCGAAGACCGGGTCGTCGATTGGTTCTTCGGAGAACTCCTCGGGAATACGGAGAACGAACCACAGAGCCCGTCGAACACCGGGCGACAGCGTCGGTATCTCGACATCGGTGGGCGGGAGCGAGTCGAGGCTATCGACGAGAAGGAGCCACAGCACACGTTCACGGTGAATTTGCGGGCACTTTCTCTCGTGACCTCCGACCGACAACGAGAGCGGGTTGACCATCGTCTCGACGATATCGGGTCCGTGTTTGACCACCTGAACGGGCCACACTATCGACTCCGACCGAAGCGCATTCGCCGTGGGCTTCGAAAGGGGCGGCGGGCCAAGAAGCACGCCGACCGGGTACTCAACGCTACGTTGGCTACCAAGAGCGACTGGCGGAAAACACGACCCGATCTCGTCCTCGGGCCGGCTGAGTTGGCGAACTTCGTGGTCGTTCCACCGGCGACTGACCTCACGACCGAGGGCGGGCGGGGGTCCGACGCCGAACCCGAGAGCCGGACGCCCCTGCCGCTCCCGGCGCAGGACCACATGGATGCGTTCACGGACTCCGGGATGGCGATCGGCCGCGGGCTCGGGGAGGACGGCACGCCCACGTCAGAGCCGATGCGGATTCCTCCGCATTTGCTGCCGTTTCACGTCGGCCGGTTCGCGAAGAGCGGCGCCGGTAAATCGGTCGCGCTGATCAACGACGCGCTCTCCCTGTACGACCATACCACGGGCCCAGTGTTCCTCATCGACTCCAAGGGCGGGAACCTCCCCGAGAACTATATGCGGGCTCACGCGAAGCGGTTCGGGACTGAGGACCTCGAGGAGAACGTCCTCCACTTCTCGGTGCCTGACATCCTGCCTGGCTTCGCGTTCTTCGACATTACGCCGGCGCTCGAGGATGGAGTCCGTCGCGTCGACGCGATCCAGGATAAAGCCGACCACTACGAGGAGCTCATCAAGCTCGTGATGGGGCCGGAGCGGTACGAGGACGCCATCGCCTCGCCGACGCTCATCAAGTACCTCATTAAGGCGATGTACGACGAGGAGTACGGCCTCGAAAACGGACACTTCCGGCAGGATACGAACTACTTCACCCACGACCAGTTCGAGCAGGCGGTGACCCAGTTCCATGCCGCCGGCCCACCAGATTCGACACCCGAAGATGCACCGCGAGCCAGCGACCCGCAAGTCGCGGAGAAACTGGAGCGACACCTGCGCTCGAACCCGGCGACGTTCTCGAACGTCGTGAGTGGCATCAGCAACCGGATGGACTACATCACGCAGGACGCCCACCTCCGACGGATCTTCAACAATACCCAGTCGCAGTTCGACTTCCGCGACCTCCTCGACGAGGACAAGGTGGTCATCTTCGACCTCGGCGATCTCCGCGACGAGGCCGCCCGTGTGATGACCGGCGTTATTCTGACGCAGCTTTACGACGCCGTCAAGCGTCGCGACGGCGACGAGCTGGCCCGCAAGCCGGACGACTACGTGGCGAACCTGCTCATCGACGAAGCGTCCTCCGTCGTCGTCTCGGATACGCTGACGACGCTGCTCGAAAAGGGGCGGGAGTTCCGGCTATCCATCGAACTCGTGACGCAGTTCCCCGAGCAGATGAAGGAGGCTGGCAACCGCGAGGTCTATCTGAACGTCCTGAACAACATCGGCAGTCCGCTCGTCGGGAAGATCGCCGTCGACGCCGACATCGCCGAGGCACTCTCACACGAGGCGATGGATCCCGTCGAGTTCAAGAATCGGATCAGTTCACTCCCGCGTGGCGAGTGGATCGCTCAGCTCCCGAGTCCGGAGTTCGGCGAAACCGGCCCGGACCCGTTCAGTATCGAACCCCTCCCGATTCCGCCCGGGCATCCCGATAGCGAGCAGCCTCTGACCGGGGCGCAGGAAGAGCGGTTCCAAGACGCCCTGGAGGCCGTCCACGAGCATACCCGCGAGGAGTACGGGGTCGCCGGCGGGACGACCGTGGAGAGCCGTGACGCGGCGACTGACGTCGCTCTGGAGAACGCCGACGATCTGCCGTTGGAGGTCGCGATGGCCCGTGCGATCCGCGCCGTCCAGCTGTCGAACAACGTCCGCGAAACGAACGGCTGGGTGTCTGTCGAGGACGTCGACGAGGAACTGCTCTCGCGCATCGAGGAAGGCACTATCGAGGCGCAGGGCTACGAGACGCTTCCGGAGGTGCGGGAGGCGTCCTCGCTCATCGAGGTCGATCTCCCGGACGGGGGATCGTCAGTTCAGTGTCGGCTCACGGATGAGGGTGAGCAGGCAGCCACGCCCGACACGTCAACGTCACCGACCGGCGGGGGCGAGCACCACGATTCAGTTCTTGAAACGGTCGAGCAGTCGCTCGCAACTACGGGGTTCTCCGTGGAGGTGCTCGATCAGAACGGGGAGTCCCGCCCCGACGCCATCGCGACGCATCCGGATCTCGACAGGGAGCTCCAGGTGGAGGTCGAAACCACCACCCACGTCCGGCCGGCGAAGGTCCTCTCGAACCTCCGGAAAGCCCAGGAACAGGAGCGAATCCCGCTGTTCGTCGTCGCAGACCACGACGATCAACCGGCTGCCGAGATTGCCGACCGGCTCGCGAAGATCCTCCGCGAGCCGCGAAATCAGCTCTCATCCGGTGAGACGCGGCTGTATACGATGAACCACAACGTCACATTCAACGGTGGTGCGCGAGCCGCGGATGGAGTGACGGCCGTCCGACCGGCCACTGGCGGCAGTCGCCACACCCGCTGGTTCGAGCGGGACGGTGCGTTCGTCCTCCAGGATAGTGCCGGAGACCAGCACGCCCGGATCGACTCCTTCGACGCTGTGTCGAAAGATCAGTTCCCGGCGACATACAGCTACGACGCCGAGAGCGAGACATACACCGTCTTCAGGCCGGGAGAACTCCCCGAGACCTACGAGTCCCGCGAGGCATTCGAAGCGGACTGGGTACCTGTCAAGCGCCCGTTCGTGCCCAGTACCGACCTACCCGTTCCGGAGTACACGGGTGACTCGTATGCGATAGGCGTCATCGGGGATGAGCAGAATCTCGAGCTCTACACCCCGGACTCTGACGCGACCAAAGACCTCGCTGCGCTCACAGAAGCGATCGAAAATAATGAACTCCATCTGGCAGGTGTGGAGCCAGACGAACCTGCCGATGAGCAATCCATGACTCAGGAAGACCACGAGAACGATCCGTTCGGCATCCAAGCATTCGTCCGCGATAGCATCGTTGAATCCGACGACGGGGTCGTCGCAGTCGCCGATGTCTACGATGCGTACGAGCAGTATGCGGCGACAGAGGAGTACGAGGTGAAGCCGAAAACCCGGTTCACACAGGCCCTTCGTGACCACGCTGAGTTCGAGCGTGGCAAAAAGTGGCTGGACGGACAGACGCAACGGTGTTACGTCGGAATCGAGCTGGCCGACGCCGGCGACCGGGAGGAATCGACCGATGTCAGTGTGTAA
- a CDS encoding VirB4 family type IV secretion system protein, giving the protein MIGNLLPFTSSDSSETDDEATADEAPDEEGEDAESQFTVDYEADGEAVDGIPEIHQTVVSPSSIERTPSALQTDTQWAQSLWVGEYPDAPMDGFLEKLYAAAETQQTDVSIHIDPRDTRETLDSLENKIEDLEADYEYLTEKHRASARGVEKDLEDHQEMYDVLRNTTMQAFDVSMYLTVRGDDRGNIDAESVSTTARQAPANLTPVTPRWSQLKTFTSASPIALDQFNETLDSKTPMLGGAVGAMFPFVSGAFAEPGIEYGTYALNSSPLILDRFKRQTGYCMMVIGRLGAGKSFATKLRLVRRAMFDEDTVVIMLDPMRGFAGVNEALDGERITVGGRRGLNPLEIKPTPDHVLQEVDDIDPWGEQINWVMTFFATFFEHVADHPLGERNQTLRRAVQEAYEKRGITRDPETHTRDSPTIHDVITVLEEMVEDPEEYGYVTDGEQEAVQSDAQSLLKDLRPSFREGGELENLARPSEFDLDSKVIYLDLHQEEGTRGRAETSLMMQVLFNSVYERVKQTDKRVVFCIDEAHYLMNDAVSLDFLETAVRHSRHFDLSLEFITQTGGEFALTPEARTIANLCSLTVLHRVNEEKEKIAKWFDLSERQVNWVTSAKAGEDEDGYSEALVGIDQEGWFPLRIRASDYEAHVIDGGAADVAELEPEPTTSVTNPDSRPAGTRADGGEPTSTTSQEDD; this is encoded by the coding sequence ATGATTGGAAACCTGCTTCCGTTCACCAGCTCGGATAGTTCGGAAACCGACGACGAGGCCACGGCAGACGAGGCCCCTGACGAAGAGGGGGAAGATGCTGAATCACAGTTTACCGTGGACTACGAGGCCGACGGTGAGGCAGTCGACGGCATCCCCGAGATCCATCAGACCGTCGTCTCGCCGTCGAGTATCGAGCGAACGCCCAGCGCCCTCCAGACTGACACCCAGTGGGCGCAGAGTCTGTGGGTCGGTGAGTATCCCGATGCTCCGATGGACGGCTTCCTCGAAAAACTGTACGCGGCCGCCGAGACCCAACAGACAGATGTCAGCATCCACATCGATCCTCGTGATACGCGAGAGACGTTGGATTCGCTGGAGAACAAGATCGAGGACCTCGAAGCCGACTACGAGTACCTGACCGAAAAGCATCGTGCGAGCGCCCGGGGCGTCGAGAAAGACCTCGAGGACCACCAGGAGATGTACGACGTCCTTCGGAACACGACGATGCAGGCGTTCGACGTCTCGATGTATCTCACGGTCAGAGGCGACGACCGCGGGAACATCGACGCCGAGTCGGTGTCGACGACAGCCCGACAAGCGCCTGCGAATCTGACGCCGGTGACGCCCCGGTGGTCACAGCTGAAGACGTTCACCTCAGCGAGCCCAATCGCCCTCGATCAGTTCAACGAGACGCTCGACAGCAAGACGCCGATGCTCGGTGGGGCGGTCGGCGCGATGTTCCCCTTCGTTTCCGGTGCGTTTGCGGAACCCGGCATCGAGTACGGAACGTACGCGCTGAATTCGAGTCCACTCATCCTCGACCGATTCAAGCGGCAAACCGGTTACTGTATGATGGTTATCGGCCGGCTCGGCGCGGGCAAATCGTTCGCGACCAAGCTCCGGTTGGTGCGGCGCGCGATGTTCGACGAGGATACGGTCGTCATTATGCTCGACCCGATGCGGGGGTTCGCCGGCGTCAACGAGGCACTCGATGGCGAGCGCATCACGGTCGGTGGCCGGCGGGGGCTGAACCCGCTGGAAATCAAACCGACGCCGGACCACGTCCTGCAGGAGGTCGACGACATCGACCCGTGGGGCGAACAGATCAACTGGGTGATGACCTTTTTCGCGACGTTCTTCGAGCACGTCGCGGACCATCCGCTCGGCGAGCGCAACCAGACGCTCCGGCGGGCCGTCCAGGAAGCCTACGAGAAGCGCGGAATCACCCGCGATCCGGAGACGCACACCCGGGACTCGCCCACCATTCACGACGTCATCACGGTCCTCGAAGAGATGGTGGAAGATCCCGAAGAGTACGGGTACGTCACGGATGGGGAGCAGGAAGCCGTCCAGTCCGATGCCCAGTCGCTGCTGAAGGACCTCCGGCCGTCGTTCCGCGAAGGCGGTGAACTCGAGAATCTGGCCCGCCCCTCAGAGTTCGACCTCGATTCGAAGGTCATCTACCTCGATCTCCACCAAGAGGAGGGCACCCGTGGCCGAGCGGAAACCAGCCTGATGATGCAGGTGCTGTTCAACAGCGTCTACGAGCGGGTCAAGCAGACCGACAAGCGCGTCGTCTTCTGTATCGACGAGGCGCACTACCTGATGAACGACGCTGTCTCGCTGGACTTCCTGGAGACGGCCGTCCGACACAGCCGCCACTTCGATCTGAGCCTCGAATTCATCACGCAAACGGGGGGCGAATTCGCGCTGACGCCGGAGGCACGAACCATCGCGAACCTCTGTTCGCTGACCGTCCTCCACCGCGTCAACGAGGAGAAAGAGAAGATCGCCAAGTGGTTCGACCTCAGCGAGCGCCAGGTGAACTGGGTCACCTCCGCGAAGGCCGGCGAGGACGAGGACGGCTACTCGGAAGCGCTCGTCGGCATCGACCAGGAGGGCTGGTTCCCACTCCGAATTCGGGCGAGCGACTACGAGGCCCACGTCATCGACGGAGGCGCTGCGGACGTGGCCGAGCTCGAGCCCGAACCGACGACGAGCGTGACGAATCCAGATAGCCGACCCGCCGGCACGCGTGCCGACGGCGGTGAACCAACTAGCACTACCTCTCAGGAGGATGACTGA
- the xseB gene encoding exodeoxyribonuclease VII small subunit: MAKDSDIRSRMNRIEEIIDQLDADEVSLDEGSELYEEGQELLTEIRERLHEGQGEVIEIE, from the coding sequence ATGGCGAAAGACTCGGACATCAGGAGTCGGATGAACCGCATCGAAGAGATTATCGACCAACTCGACGCGGATGAGGTATCACTTGATGAAGGGAGTGAGCTGTACGAGGAAGGGCAGGAGTTGCTGACTGAAATCCGCGAGCGACTCCACGAAGGCCAGGGCGAGGTCATCGAGATCGAATGA
- the xseA gene encoding exodeoxyribonuclease VII large subunit, which produces MADAPDTERQAVEPDAREVLSVSQLNDRIASVVQDTPALNGVRCIGEVTDLHKNSTALYFTLTDGDAELPCMIWANRYRKMDADLEDGTEVILEGDIDYWTEGGKIDLKPWEVIVVGDGDQAAAVERLRSELEERGWFDDEQKQQPPAFPERVGVVTSLRGDARYDIQSAIHEQDPTVDILVKDATVQGSEAPTSIANGIHHLDRSEDVDSIIVGRGGGSDSNLQAFNTERVAEAIFTANTPIVTAIGHTDDRLIADRVADMAAITPTAAGEYIAKSRNDFLASDIDPLEQQLEGAYETFEQEHEHEQKLAEVVEEATAPEGLSPVYYKVAIAVLLVLLLLITALWLGVI; this is translated from the coding sequence ATGGCGGACGCACCGGATACCGAACGGCAGGCGGTCGAACCCGATGCGAGAGAAGTCCTTAGCGTGTCCCAGCTGAACGACCGGATCGCGTCGGTCGTCCAGGACACGCCTGCCCTCAACGGCGTCCGCTGTATCGGAGAGGTCACTGACCTCCACAAGAACAGTACGGCGCTCTACTTCACGCTCACCGACGGCGACGCCGAGCTCCCCTGTATGATCTGGGCGAACCGCTATCGGAAGATGGACGCCGACCTCGAGGACGGCACCGAGGTCATCCTCGAAGGCGATATCGACTACTGGACTGAGGGCGGGAAAATCGATCTCAAGCCGTGGGAGGTGATCGTCGTCGGCGACGGTGACCAGGCGGCTGCCGTTGAGCGACTGCGAAGCGAACTCGAAGAGCGTGGCTGGTTCGACGACGAGCAGAAACAGCAACCGCCGGCGTTCCCGGAGCGGGTCGGTGTTGTGACCTCACTCCGAGGGGATGCTCGGTACGACATCCAGAGCGCGATCCACGAACAGGACCCCACCGTCGACATCCTGGTGAAGGATGCGACCGTCCAAGGGTCAGAGGCACCGACGTCTATCGCGAACGGGATTCACCATCTGGACCGCTCCGAGGACGTCGATTCCATCATTGTCGGGCGGGGCGGTGGAAGCGATTCGAACCTCCAGGCGTTCAACACCGAGCGGGTCGCGGAAGCGATCTTCACTGCGAACACGCCGATCGTGACCGCTATCGGCCATACTGACGACCGGCTAATCGCGGATCGGGTGGCAGATATGGCCGCGATCACACCGACAGCGGCCGGCGAGTACATCGCGAAGTCTCGGAATGATTTCCTGGCTAGCGACATTGACCCGCTTGAGCAACAGCTTGAGGGCGCGTACGAGACCTTTGAACAGGAGCACGAACACGAACAGAAACTGGCCGAGGTAGTCGAAGAGGCGACCGCGCCTGAAGGTCTGTCGCCGGTTTACTACAAAGTTGCAATCGCCGTGCTGCTGGTGCTGTTGCTGCTCATCACCGCACTTTGGCTGGGGGTGATCTAA
- a CDS encoding DUF1931 domain-containing protein, with translation MSDLIVKAAVKDALSDHNVSADFYDSLNEEVAELLDDAAERAEANDRKTVQPRDL, from the coding sequence ATGTCTGACCTAATCGTCAAAGCAGCCGTGAAGGACGCACTCTCGGACCACAACGTCTCGGCAGATTTCTACGATTCCCTCAACGAAGAGGTCGCCGAACTGCTCGACGACGCCGCAGAGCGTGCTGAGGCCAACGACCGGAAAACGGTCCAGCCCCGCGACCTGTAG
- a CDS encoding PadR family transcriptional regulator: MHDLTGFQRDILYVIAGLEEPHGLAVKAELDDYYEQEINHGRLYPNLDTLVEKGLVEKGEKDRRTNVYTLTRRGRREIEARREWEHQYIEIGESAPA, from the coding sequence ATGCACGATCTAACCGGGTTCCAGCGGGATATCTTGTACGTGATCGCCGGGCTTGAGGAACCACACGGGCTCGCAGTAAAGGCCGAACTCGACGACTACTACGAACAGGAGATCAACCACGGCCGGCTCTATCCGAATCTGGACACGCTCGTCGAGAAAGGCCTCGTCGAGAAAGGTGAGAAGGACCGCCGGACGAACGTCTATACGCTCACGCGCCGCGGCCGCCGTGAAATCGAAGCTCGCCGTGAGTGGGAGCATCAGTACATCGAGATTGGAGAGTCTGCGCCTGCGTAG
- a CDS encoding SHOCT domain-containing protein, with translation MTNSIQPRGTRSLGLIVVGALTVAVIGGMALTHAAVPDAVMWDWHYGMWDDGHMTGWGLWGWGMMLFGILWMALIIGLPIYLVYWLATQSQADGPAEDRALVTLREQYARGEIDDEEFERRRGRLAANR, from the coding sequence ATGACAAACTCAATTCAACCACGCGGTACTCGTTCCCTCGGACTGATCGTCGTCGGTGCGCTGACGGTCGCGGTTATCGGGGGTATGGCCCTGACGCACGCAGCCGTCCCGGACGCGGTGATGTGGGACTGGCACTACGGAATGTGGGACGACGGCCACATGACCGGCTGGGGGCTATGGGGATGGGGCATGATGCTGTTCGGCATCCTCTGGATGGCCCTCATCATTGGTCTACCCATCTATCTCGTCTATTGGCTGGCTACCCAATCTCAGGCTGACGGACCCGCCGAGGATAGAGCCCTCGTGACTCTCCGTGAGCAGTACGCCCGCGGTGAGATCGACGACGAAGAATTCGAACGCCGCCGTGGCCGCCTCGCGGCGAATCGCTAA
- a CDS encoding DoxX family protein, with product MSTINSGVNQLESKVGGLTVGGRVHSLSAWFVLALRLMMGYAFAYSGFTKIVAAEPFSAGGYLANVAATNGNPLAGMFAWMGSTPWFVEFANVAVPWGELFIGLGLLVGAVVRLAAFFGALMMVMFYFGNWDIAHGVINGDFAYMLVFLAVAAFGAGRILGLDKYIEQYEVGGEALVERYPVLEYILG from the coding sequence ATGTCTACGATCAACTCTGGCGTCAACCAACTTGAGAGCAAGGTCGGCGGACTGACCGTCGGTGGACGTGTCCACAGCCTGAGCGCGTGGTTCGTGCTCGCGCTACGTCTCATGATGGGCTACGCGTTCGCGTACTCGGGATTCACGAAGATCGTGGCTGCCGAGCCGTTCTCGGCGGGTGGCTACCTGGCGAACGTCGCGGCGACCAACGGCAACCCCCTCGCGGGAATGTTCGCGTGGATGGGTTCGACCCCGTGGTTCGTCGAGTTCGCGAACGTAGCTGTCCCGTGGGGCGAGCTGTTCATCGGTCTCGGACTGCTCGTCGGCGCTGTCGTCCGCCTCGCGGCGTTCTTCGGCGCGCTCATGATGGTCATGTTCTACTTCGGGAACTGGGACATCGCCCACGGCGTCATCAATGGCGACTTCGCGTACATGCTCGTGTTCCTCGCGGTTGCGGCGTTCGGTGCGGGCCGCATCCTCGGGCTCGACAAGTACATCGAACAGTACGAGGTCGGCGGCGAGGCGCTCGTCGAGCGCTACCCCGTCCTCGAGTACATCCTCGGCTAA
- a CDS encoding ArsR/SmtB family transcription factor — protein MTEELSPPAVFATLDDEYARDILVATKTDRLSAKELSEECDMSRPTVSRRVNTLVEQGLLEEYTHVDPAGRHYREYEARLERIEVLLQDEGFDIHIDVRPDPADRITSIFENMRGD, from the coding sequence GTGACTGAGGAGTTGAGCCCACCAGCCGTCTTTGCCACACTCGACGACGAGTACGCTCGTGATATTCTCGTGGCGACGAAGACGGACCGACTCTCTGCAAAAGAACTCAGCGAGGAATGCGATATGTCACGCCCAACCGTCTCCCGTCGCGTCAACACACTCGTCGAGCAAGGACTTCTCGAAGAGTACACGCACGTCGATCCCGCTGGTCGGCACTATCGGGAGTATGAGGCACGTCTCGAACGTATCGAAGTCCTCCTCCAAGACGAGGGGTTTGACATCCATATCGATGTCCGGCCGGATCCCGCGGACCGGATTACATCCATCTTCGAAAACATGCGAGGAGACTGA
- a CDS encoding DUF7521 family protein: MEHTLFVIAKLFMTALALVIAYQAYRGYQRHGTQLMLYVALGFALIGLGGLLEGVLFELLQVSIFQAGLVAALVAAAGMLSILYALYAPNP, encoded by the coding sequence ATGGAACACACATTATTCGTCATCGCCAAGCTGTTCATGACCGCGTTGGCTCTGGTCATCGCGTACCAAGCCTATCGCGGCTACCAACGCCACGGAACACAGCTGATGCTCTACGTCGCCCTTGGGTTCGCACTAATTGGCCTCGGCGGGCTCCTCGAAGGAGTGCTATTCGAACTGCTCCAGGTATCAATCTTCCAGGCAGGTCTCGTGGCTGCACTAGTCGCGGCAGCGGGAATGCTTTCAATCTTGTACGCGCTCTATGCGCCGAACCCCTGA
- a CDS encoding DUF411 domain-containing protein, with the protein MKRNVTRRGLLRVGGTTVALGVAGCLGSPSEDQWAIEGMLSVTNAQQFSSPGCSCCGQYASYLREYLDTTLQETEAEDVTTLKQQHNIPTELQSCHTLVLDEYVVEGHVPAEVIATLLDEEPAIDGIALPGMPAGSPGMGGSKSDSFIVYALGDGKTDEVYAEI; encoded by the coding sequence ATGAAGCGGAATGTGACGCGCCGTGGACTACTCCGGGTCGGCGGGACGACCGTCGCACTCGGAGTCGCCGGCTGTCTGGGGTCGCCAAGTGAGGACCAGTGGGCAATCGAGGGGATGCTGTCAGTGACGAACGCCCAACAGTTCAGCTCGCCAGGCTGCAGCTGTTGCGGACAGTACGCGTCGTACTTGCGGGAGTACCTCGACACGACGCTCCAAGAAACCGAGGCTGAGGACGTGACTACCCTCAAGCAGCAACACAACATTCCCACGGAACTACAGAGTTGTCACACGCTCGTTCTCGACGAATACGTCGTCGAAGGACACGTCCCTGCCGAGGTTATCGCCACGCTACTCGACGAAGAGCCGGCCATCGACGGCATCGCGCTGCCCGGAATGCCGGCCGGGTCGCCGGGAATGGGCGGGTCCAAGTCCGACTCGTTCATCGTCTACGCACTCGGTGACGGGAAGACGGATGAGGTGTACGCCGAAATATAG